GTGTCCGGCAAGGTAAGCAGTCGTCATTTAATCCACCAGTATGTCCAGCGCGCGGTCGATGGCGGCGATCAGCGCCTCGACGTCGCCTTGCGTGTTATAGGGCGCGAAAGAGGCGCGCAGCGTGCCACTGACGCCAAGCGCCGCCAGCAGCGGCTGGGCGCAGTGCTGGCCGGCGCGCAGCGCGATGCCGGATTCCGCGAGCAGTGTCACCAGATCGCTGTGGTGCACGCCTGCGAAATCAAACGCCAGCAGGCTGGAATCCTGACAGCGAAACGAGCGAAAGCCCGGGCGTTTCGCCAGCTCCGACTCGGCAAGCGTCGCAAGCCCCCGGCTGTAACTTTCAGCTTTCACTAGATCGATTTCCTCAAGCCAGGCGAGCGTGGCGCTAAGACCGATAACGCCCGCGACATTCGGCGTGCCCGCCTCAAAGCGGTACGGCACCGGCTGGGTTTTAAAGCCAGCGAACGTCACTTCAGTCACCATTTTTCCGCCGCCCAGCCACGGCGACATCTGCGCCAGCAGGTCAGTTTTGCCATACAGCACGCCGATGCCGGTCGGGCCATAAAGTTTGTGGCCGGAGAAAGCGTAAAAATCGATATCCAGATGCTGAACGTCAGGCGGGCAGTGAACCACGCCCTGCGCGCCATCCACCACCACCACCGCGTCTGCAGCATGGGCACAGGCAATCGCCCGCGCGAGATCCGGACAGCCGCCGGTGACGTTGGACATCTGCCCGAGCGCCAGCAGGAATGTGCGTTCATTGATAAGCGTGGGCAGAGCCGTGAGATCCGGCAAACGATCGGCACCCAGCGGCAGTTTCACAACCTTCGCGCCGGTCTGCTCCGCGACCATCAGCCACGGCACCAGGTTGGCATGATGCTCTGCTTCGCTGACGATAATCTCATCGCCCGGCTTCAGGCGCGGACGCGCGTAGCACTGGGCAATGAGATTAATGGATTCGGTGGTGCCTCGCGTCCAGACGATATCGCGG
This sequence is a window from Cronobacter sakazakii. Protein-coding genes within it:
- the csdA gene encoding cysteine desulfurase CsdA, encoding MKAFSPAQFRAQFPSLRDAGVYLDSAATALKPQPVIDASQQFYSLSAGNVHRSQFAEAQRLTERYEAARDGVARLINAPDSRDIVWTRGTTESINLIAQCYARPRLKPGDEIIVSEAEHHANLVPWLMVAEQTGAKVVKLPLGADRLPDLTALPTLINERTFLLALGQMSNVTGGCPDLARAIACAHAADAVVVVDGAQGVVHCPPDVQHLDIDFYAFSGHKLYGPTGIGVLYGKTDLLAQMSPWLGGGKMVTEVTFAGFKTQPVPYRFEAGTPNVAGVIGLSATLAWLEEIDLVKAESYSRGLATLAESELAKRPGFRSFRCQDSSLLAFDFAGVHHSDLVTLLAESGIALRAGQHCAQPLLAALGVSGTLRASFAPYNTQGDVEALIAAIDRALDILVD